The following proteins are encoded in a genomic region of Stutzerimonas balearica DSM 6083:
- a CDS encoding PAAT family amino acid ABC transporter substrate-binding protein encodes MPMTMRLCLALLASLSLPLHATERVEVWSYNLSPPFHLSDGQGLSSALVDLLNQHAANDGHLDFFLHELPRKRLDLNLQRGRPGIVLWATPRFFEPASVEGMRWSAPLLLDRQDVISRRDAPVEYDGPQSLLGLRLGGVLGHRYPELDEQIAAGRIHREDVQSDLQNLEKLLAGRLDVVLMPRSAWLYYSQNGVDAEQLYLSSRPLYPIERRLLCTSALPAATCDALQQQVGELPQYRQWQALIGRYGLEPISLKP; translated from the coding sequence ATGCCAATGACGATGCGCCTCTGCCTCGCCTTGCTGGCAAGCCTGTCGCTGCCCCTGCATGCCACCGAGCGCGTCGAGGTCTGGTCCTACAACCTGTCGCCGCCGTTTCACCTCAGTGACGGGCAAGGCCTTTCCTCCGCCCTCGTCGACCTGCTCAACCAGCACGCCGCGAACGACGGCCATCTCGATTTCTTCCTGCACGAATTGCCGCGCAAACGCCTGGACCTGAATCTCCAGCGCGGCAGGCCGGGCATCGTGCTCTGGGCCACGCCACGCTTCTTCGAACCGGCCAGCGTCGAGGGCATGCGCTGGTCGGCGCCGCTTTTGCTCGACCGTCAGGACGTGATCTCCCGCCGCGACGCGCCGGTCGAATACGACGGTCCGCAGTCCCTGCTCGGCCTGCGCCTGGGCGGCGTACTGGGGCATCGCTACCCCGAACTCGACGAGCAGATCGCCGCCGGGCGCATCCATCGCGAAGACGTGCAAAGCGACCTGCAGAACCTGGAAAAGCTGCTCGCCGGCCGTCTCGACGTGGTGCTGATGCCGCGCTCGGCCTGGCTGTACTACAGCCAGAACGGGGTCGACGCCGAGCAGCTGTACCTGTCGTCACGACCGCTGTACCCGATCGAGCGCCGGCTGCTCTGTACCTCGGCCCTGCCCGCGGCGACCTGCGATGCGCTCCAGCAACAGGTGGGCGAACTGCCGCAGTACCGCCAATGGCAGGCCCTGATCGGCCGCTATGGGCTGGAGCCGATCAGCCTGAAGCCCTGA
- a CDS encoding CvfB family protein, protein MAAIGRYNSMQVVKHTGFGLYLDGGADGEILLPKRYIPKDVPSEVGDWLNVFVYLDSEDKLIATTDKPKAQVGEFASLKVVEINRIGLFLDWGLPKDLLLPHSEEKRPLQVGDYCVVFLYVDPRTRRITATARLDRHLDKTPARYRVGDPVDLLVVEQTDLGFKAIIEGRHWGLIHKNEVFKFLRPGLRERGYIRELRADGKISLSLQPLGNEAADALQALILQKLEEQGGVLPLSDKSPAEAIARAFGVSKGNFKKAIGGLYKQGRIVIHADRIEQA, encoded by the coding sequence ATGGCCGCTATCGGGCGCTACAACAGCATGCAGGTCGTCAAGCACACCGGCTTTGGCCTTTATCTCGACGGTGGCGCCGACGGCGAGATCCTGCTGCCCAAGCGCTACATCCCTAAGGATGTGCCAAGCGAGGTGGGCGACTGGTTGAACGTTTTCGTCTACCTGGACAGCGAAGACAAGCTGATCGCCACGACCGACAAGCCAAAGGCGCAGGTCGGCGAGTTCGCCAGCCTCAAGGTGGTGGAGATCAACCGTATCGGACTGTTTCTCGACTGGGGCCTGCCCAAGGACCTCTTGTTGCCGCATTCCGAAGAGAAGCGCCCGCTGCAGGTCGGCGATTACTGCGTGGTGTTTCTCTACGTGGACCCGCGTACCCGGCGCATCACCGCCACGGCCCGGCTCGACCGCCACCTGGACAAGACGCCGGCGCGCTATCGGGTCGGCGACCCGGTCGACCTCCTGGTCGTCGAGCAGACCGACCTCGGCTTCAAGGCGATCATCGAGGGTCGGCACTGGGGGCTGATCCACAAGAACGAAGTCTTCAAGTTTCTTCGCCCGGGCCTGCGCGAGCGCGGCTACATCCGCGAGCTGCGCGCAGACGGCAAGATCAGCCTGAGCCTGCAGCCGCTCGGCAACGAGGCGGCCGATGCGCTGCAGGCGCTCATTCTGCAGAAGCTGGAAGAGCAGGGCGGGGTGCTGCCGCTGAGCGACAAGAGCCCGGCCGAGGCCATTGCACGGGCCTTTGGCGTAAGCAAGGGCAACTTCAAGAAGGCCATCGGCGGGCTCTACAAGCAGGGCCGCATCGTCATCCATGCCGACCGCATCGAGCAGGCCTGA
- a CDS encoding membrane-bound PQQ-dependent dehydrogenase, glucose/quinate/shikimate family, with protein sequence MAVVISGVFGILLGLVLVAGGIRVLDLGGTWYFAAVGAGFLLVGILLLKRRRTALWLYALLMLAALGWALYEVGLDWWQLAPRGSLIAPFGLWLLMPWVVQRLSWQHFGWRAWGGAALPLLLAVVLWGVTAVLAIGRDANDLKGMLPPPLAEAPANGQGEVPDGDWQAYGRTQLGQRYSPLAQITPQNVERLEPVWHYHTGDLRRPTDPDETTYEVTPLKVDDALYLCTPHNLVIALDAETGQERWRFDPQVPDSSNRQHLTCRGLSYHVERQAPPGQQCRQRLFMPTADARLLALDAKTGQLCSGFGENGQVNLWANMPNVKEGFYYSTSPPVVARGLVIVGGAVNDNVRTDEPSGVIRAYDVRSGELRWNFDPGNPERTEPIAPGQTYSQSTPNSWSISSADEALGLIYVPFGNQVPDQWGGRRSENSERFSSSVVALEIETGRLRWVFQTVHHDLWDMDVPAQPSLVDIQTEAGPVPALVAPTKQGDIYVLDRRTGEPILPVREQPAPQGAAEGDWTAPTQPVSALSYQPPKLTGEDLWGVTLIDQMLCHIQFHSLRYEGRYTPPSTQGSLVYPGNFGVFNWGGVAVDPVRQLVFSAPAYLAFTSTLVPREDDSSTLVSDKPPYLNENFGAPYAVELKPFVSPIGLPCSAPPWGYVAGADLRTGKTHWLRRNGTVRDRAPLPLPFKMGMPSLGGPMLTAGGVAFLSGTLDYYLRAYDSTTGRELWKARLPAGGQATPMTYRSPSGRQMVVVVAGGHGSLGTEAGDSVIAYALPR encoded by the coding sequence GTGGCCGTCGTCATCAGTGGTGTGTTCGGCATTCTTCTCGGGCTGGTGCTCGTCGCCGGCGGTATACGGGTGTTGGATCTCGGTGGTACCTGGTATTTCGCCGCCGTCGGGGCGGGGTTCCTGCTGGTGGGCATCCTGCTGCTCAAGCGTCGACGCACCGCGCTCTGGCTGTATGCGCTGTTGATGCTCGCGGCGCTCGGTTGGGCGCTTTACGAGGTCGGCCTGGACTGGTGGCAGCTGGCGCCGCGCGGCAGCCTCATCGCACCGTTCGGCCTTTGGCTGCTGATGCCCTGGGTCGTGCAGCGCCTGAGCTGGCAGCACTTCGGTTGGCGTGCCTGGGGTGGCGCGGCGCTGCCGCTGCTGCTGGCGGTCGTGCTCTGGGGCGTGACCGCGGTCCTGGCAATCGGGCGCGACGCGAACGACCTCAAGGGCATGCTGCCGCCGCCGCTGGCCGAGGCGCCGGCAAACGGGCAGGGCGAGGTGCCCGACGGGGATTGGCAAGCCTATGGTCGCACCCAGCTGGGCCAGCGCTATTCGCCGTTGGCGCAGATCACGCCGCAGAACGTCGAACGGCTCGAGCCGGTCTGGCACTACCACACCGGTGATCTGCGCCGGCCCACCGACCCCGACGAGACCACCTACGAAGTCACGCCGCTGAAGGTCGACGACGCGCTCTACCTCTGCACGCCGCACAACCTCGTCATCGCGCTCGACGCCGAAACCGGCCAGGAGCGCTGGCGCTTCGATCCGCAGGTGCCCGACTCGAGCAATCGCCAGCATCTGACCTGCCGTGGCCTGTCCTATCACGTCGAGCGCCAGGCGCCGCCCGGGCAGCAATGTCGCCAGCGGCTGTTCATGCCGACCGCCGATGCGCGCCTGCTGGCGCTGGACGCCAAGACCGGCCAGCTGTGCTCCGGGTTCGGGGAGAACGGTCAGGTGAACCTCTGGGCCAACATGCCCAACGTCAAGGAAGGCTTCTATTACTCCACCTCGCCGCCGGTCGTCGCGCGTGGGCTGGTCATCGTCGGCGGGGCGGTGAACGACAACGTGCGCACCGACGAACCGTCCGGCGTGATCCGCGCCTACGACGTGCGCAGCGGCGAGCTGCGCTGGAACTTCGACCCCGGCAACCCGGAGCGAACCGAGCCCATCGCGCCAGGCCAGACCTACAGCCAGAGCACGCCGAACAGCTGGAGCATTTCCAGCGCGGACGAAGCGCTGGGGTTGATCTACGTGCCTTTCGGCAATCAGGTGCCCGACCAGTGGGGCGGTCGGCGCAGCGAGAACAGCGAGCGCTTCTCGTCCTCGGTGGTCGCGCTCGAGATCGAGACCGGGCGCCTGCGCTGGGTGTTCCAGACGGTGCATCACGACCTCTGGGACATGGACGTACCGGCGCAGCCGAGCCTGGTCGACATCCAGACCGAGGCCGGGCCGGTGCCGGCGCTGGTGGCCCCGACCAAACAGGGTGACATTTACGTGCTGGATCGTCGCACCGGCGAGCCGATCCTGCCGGTACGCGAGCAGCCGGCGCCGCAGGGCGCGGCCGAGGGCGACTGGACGGCACCGACGCAGCCGGTGTCGGCGTTGTCCTACCAGCCGCCGAAGCTGACCGGAGAGGACCTCTGGGGCGTCACGCTGATCGACCAGATGCTCTGCCATATCCAGTTCCATTCGCTGCGCTATGAAGGCCGCTATACGCCGCCTTCGACCCAGGGCTCGCTGGTCTATCCGGGCAATTTCGGCGTGTTCAACTGGGGCGGGGTGGCTGTGGACCCGGTCCGGCAGCTGGTCTTCAGTGCGCCCGCCTACCTGGCCTTCACCTCGACGCTGGTGCCGCGCGAGGACGACAGCAGCACGCTGGTGTCCGACAAGCCGCCCTATCTGAATGAGAACTTCGGCGCGCCCTACGCCGTTGAGCTCAAGCCGTTCGTCTCACCGATCGGGCTGCCCTGCAGCGCACCGCCGTGGGGTTATGTCGCCGGCGCGGACCTGCGCACCGGCAAGACCCACTGGCTGCGCAGGAACGGCACCGTACGCGACCGCGCGCCGCTGCCGTTGCCGTTCAAGATGGGCATGCCGAGTCTCGGCGGGCCGATGCTCACCGCGGGCGGCGTCGCTTTTCTCAGCGGCACGCTGGACTACTACCTGCGCGCCTACGACAGCACCACTGGGCGCGAGCTGTGGAAGGCCCGCCTGCCGGCCGGCGGGCAGGCGACACCGATGACCTACCGCAGCCCCTCGGGGCGGCAGATGGTCGTGGTGGTCGCCGGTGGCCATGGCTCGCTGGGGACCGAGGCCGGGGATTCGGTGATCGCCTACGCACTGCCGCGCTGA
- a CDS encoding DUF6279 family lipoprotein, which produces MRSFRAWSRPWLLAALLISVLTSCNRVELAYRNLDLLVPWTLDRYLDLDGPQRRLLAERLERHLDWHCSTQLPRYVDRLDALRAHLGDQPVDEGLLQQAFAELRQSLQQIGRQITPSAVELLSELDDEQVAHLRRELAERQREDTERYLQPPLERQIRERAERSTERLENWFGPLEAAQRQRVLAWSYSLGEQNRRWLENRRQWQAALLQALEHRQQADFATRLAPLLQDRQALWSEADRAAFTQAEHATLALLRDIHAEASERQQRQLAERLAALRQDLAALQCTG; this is translated from the coding sequence ATGCGATCGTTCCGTGCCTGGAGCCGGCCGTGGCTGCTGGCGGCGTTGCTGATATCGGTATTGACCAGCTGCAACCGGGTCGAGCTGGCCTATCGCAACCTCGACCTCTTGGTGCCCTGGACGCTGGACCGTTACCTCGACCTCGATGGCCCGCAGCGCCGCCTGCTGGCCGAGCGCCTCGAGCGCCACCTCGACTGGCACTGCAGCACCCAGCTGCCGCGCTACGTCGACCGGCTCGACGCGTTGCGCGCCCACCTCGGCGATCAGCCCGTGGACGAAGGCCTCCTGCAGCAGGCCTTTGCCGAGCTGCGCCAGAGCCTGCAGCAGATCGGCCGGCAGATCACCCCGTCGGCCGTCGAGTTGCTGAGCGAGTTGGACGATGAGCAGGTCGCACACTTGCGCCGCGAACTGGCCGAGCGCCAACGCGAAGACACGGAGCGCTATCTGCAGCCACCGCTGGAGCGCCAGATTCGCGAACGCGCCGAGCGCAGTACCGAGCGCCTGGAAAACTGGTTCGGGCCGCTCGAAGCGGCGCAGCGTCAGCGAGTGCTGGCCTGGTCATACAGCCTTGGCGAGCAGAATCGCCGCTGGCTGGAGAACCGACGCCAATGGCAGGCCGCGCTGCTGCAGGCGCTCGAGCATCGCCAGCAAGCCGATTTCGCCACCCGCCTCGCGCCACTGCTGCAGGACCGCCAGGCCCTCTGGAGCGAGGCGGATCGCGCCGCCTTCACCCAGGCCGAACACGCGACCCTGGCGCTGCTGCGCGACATCCACGCCGAGGCCAGCGAGCGTCAGCAGCGCCAGCTGGCCGAGCGGCTGGCCGCGCTGCGCCAGGACCTTGCCGCGCTGCAATGCACCGGCTGA
- a CDS encoding PQQ-dependent sugar dehydrogenase has product MLRHALRAALCGLALVALPGLAAERYPSEQGTVLVREIASGLEHPWALAFLPDGQHLLVSERPGRLRRVSLDGQISEPIAGVPDVFAQGQGGLLDVRLSPDFESDRLVYLSYAEQGRDGLAGTAVGRGRLDAQGRRLEQFEVIFRQQPKLSNGVHFGSRLVFDGQGHLFIALGENNQRPTAQALDKLQGKLVRLYPDGRVPEDNPFVERKGARPEIWSYGHRNQQGAALNPWTGQLWTHEHGPRGGDEINIPQAGANYGWPLATHGINYSLLPIPEAEGKHVEGTVAPHYVWAKSPAISGMAFYDAERFPAWQHNLFIGALVGQALIRLQLDGDRIVHEERLLASMGERIRDVRLGPDGYLYLLTDDSDGRVLQVGLEPK; this is encoded by the coding sequence ATGTTGCGTCATGCCTTGCGCGCCGCGCTCTGCGGCCTGGCCCTGGTGGCCTTGCCCGGGCTTGCGGCCGAGCGTTACCCCAGTGAACAGGGCACGGTACTGGTCCGTGAAATCGCCAGCGGTCTGGAACACCCCTGGGCGCTGGCCTTCCTACCGGACGGGCAGCACCTGCTGGTCAGCGAGCGGCCCGGGCGGCTGCGCCGGGTTTCGCTGGACGGCCAGATCAGCGAGCCGATCGCTGGGGTGCCGGACGTCTTCGCCCAGGGGCAGGGCGGCCTGCTCGATGTGCGGTTGTCGCCTGACTTCGAAAGCGATCGCCTGGTCTATCTCAGTTATGCCGAGCAGGGCCGCGACGGCTTGGCCGGCACCGCGGTCGGTCGCGGCCGCCTGGACGCCCAAGGCCGCCGCCTGGAGCAGTTCGAGGTGATCTTCCGCCAGCAGCCCAAGCTCTCCAACGGCGTGCATTTCGGTTCGCGGCTGGTATTCGATGGGCAGGGGCATCTGTTCATCGCCCTGGGCGAGAACAACCAGCGGCCGACGGCACAGGCGCTGGACAAGCTGCAGGGCAAGCTGGTGCGGCTGTACCCCGACGGTCGCGTGCCGGAGGACAACCCTTTCGTCGAGCGCAAGGGCGCGCGGCCGGAGATCTGGTCCTATGGCCACCGCAACCAGCAGGGCGCGGCGCTCAACCCCTGGACCGGGCAGCTCTGGACGCACGAACACGGCCCGCGCGGCGGCGACGAGATCAATATCCCGCAAGCCGGTGCCAACTATGGCTGGCCGCTGGCCACGCATGGCATCAACTACAGCCTGTTGCCGATTCCCGAAGCGGAGGGCAAGCACGTCGAGGGCACCGTCGCGCCCCACTATGTGTGGGCGAAATCCCCGGCCATCAGCGGCATGGCCTTCTACGACGCCGAACGTTTCCCGGCCTGGCAGCACAACCTGTTCATCGGGGCGTTGGTTGGCCAGGCGCTGATCCGGCTGCAGCTCGACGGCGATCGCATCGTCCATGAGGAGCGCTTGCTGGCGTCGATGGGCGAGCGCATTCGCGACGTCCGTCTCGGGCCGGATGGCTATCTGTACCTGCTGACCGACGACAGCGACGGGCGGGTGCTGCAGGTGGGGCTGGAGCCGAAGTGA
- a CDS encoding RNA pseudouridine synthase, with protein MTDAIRLSKRLADQLGCSRREAELYIEGGWVRVDGQIIEAPFHKVAPAQQVELLDGAAAQEVPAVTLLLNKPAGCQLPGDAGELFDWLCQATHWAEAPAAIAPLKRHLLRQQLVLPLEQAASGLVVCSQQREVIRLLGDNRRAPEEEYVVQVSGTASGDALARLAKGLVHRGLALPRAKASWQSEQHLRLVLKGARPGDIDRLCAALGLQLQGYRRIRLGRLPMGKLPVGQWRLLGEHERF; from the coding sequence ATGACCGATGCCATCCGCCTGTCCAAGCGCCTTGCCGACCAACTCGGCTGTTCGCGGCGCGAAGCCGAGCTATACATCGAAGGTGGCTGGGTCCGCGTCGACGGGCAGATCATCGAGGCGCCCTTTCACAAGGTCGCCCCGGCGCAGCAGGTCGAGCTGCTCGATGGCGCGGCGGCTCAGGAAGTCCCCGCGGTGACCCTGCTGCTGAACAAGCCGGCCGGGTGCCAACTGCCAGGCGACGCCGGCGAGCTGTTCGACTGGCTATGCCAGGCCACGCACTGGGCCGAGGCCCCGGCCGCGATTGCCCCGCTCAAGCGACACCTGCTGCGCCAGCAGCTGGTGCTGCCGCTGGAGCAGGCGGCGAGCGGATTGGTGGTCTGCAGCCAGCAGCGCGAAGTGATTCGCCTGCTCGGCGACAACCGGCGCGCGCCCGAAGAAGAGTACGTCGTCCAGGTCAGCGGCACGGCAAGCGGCGACGCCCTGGCGCGGCTGGCCAAAGGCCTCGTCCATCGCGGGCTGGCCTTGCCTCGTGCGAAGGCCAGCTGGCAGAGCGAGCAGCACTTGCGCCTGGTTCTCAAGGGCGCCCGGCCCGGCGATATCGACCGGCTGTGCGCGGCGCTCGGGCTGCAGCTGCAGGGCTACCGGCGTATCCGCCTGGGGCGCCTGCCGATGGGCAAGCTGCCCGTTGGCCAGTGGCGCCTGCTCGGCGAGCATGAACGCTTCTGA